The genomic interval CGAAGAGGGCGAGGACGCGGTGAACGCCGGCAAGGTCGTGCTGCCCAACACCGAAGCCTGAACCGCACGCCGGGCGCCACGCCCGCTCGGGGGTGGGTCCTGCCGCGGCGGCCCGGGCCGCGCCGGCCCTCCGGGGGCGCGGGGCCCGGCGGGTGCGGGCTCCTCGTCGGACACCCGCGCAGCCCCCGGGTCGCGTCCGCGCCGCGGACCGTTGGCCGGAACGCCCGGCTCGGCCCGCGGTCCGCGGGAGCGGCACGCTCACGCGCTGAACTTCGTCTCCCGCCAGAGCCGCGAGAGCTGCGGGCAGGCCGTGAGGAAGGGGGCGGCCTCGGCCCGGGCGGCGCGGTCGTGGAGCAGAGCCGTCAGCCGCGCGATCGTCCACGCCGGCAGCGGCCGCTCGCGGAGGCCGAGCGCATCGCCCGAGGCGACCACCCCGGGGCTGAGCACGCGGACGTACCAGCCGAGCCGACCGGTCTCGGCCGCGCGGCGCGCGAGCTCGGGCCGGTTCCAGCGGCGGCACAGCTTCCAGCAGGGCTCGCGCGGCTGGCTCACCTCCACGAGGGCCGAGCCGACGGCGAACACGTCGCCGAGGCAGACGGTCCGCTCGTCGAGCCCGCCGACCGTCCAGTTCTCGCCGAAGGCCGCCGGCGGGAAGCGGATGCCGTCGTCCTCCGCCCAGGCCCGGTAGTGGTCGGCGGCGTAGAGCAACGCCGCGCGATCGGGCCCCCCGTGCACCTCCAGGTCGGCCTGCCCGTCCCCGTCAAGCCCGTCGGTCCGCAGCGACACGGGGCCGCTCACGCGGCGCTTCGTGAAGCCGCTGGTCCAGGGCTTGCCGGCCGGGTCGTGCACGGACGGCACGCCCACCGACTGCTGCAGGATCCGCGGCTCGTCGTCGGGCTGGAGCGCCGTCATGGATCTCACACCGACAGGTGCCGGGCGAGCGACGCCTCGTCGACGTCGGCCCGGGCGTCTTCGCGGACGAGCCGGCCGGACTCCATCATGAAGATCCGGTCCGCCACGTCCAGGGCGAAGCTGAGCACCTGCTCGCTCACGACGATCGACAGCCCCAGCCGCTCCTTCACGTCGTTGAGCATGCGGGCCATGTCCTTGATGATCGAAGGCTGGATCCCCTCGGTGGGCTCGTCGAGCAGGAGGACCTTGGGCCTGGTGACCAGCGCCCGGGCGATGGCCAGCTGCTGCTGCTGCCCGCCGGAGAGGTTGCCGCCCTTGCGCTTCCGCATCTCCTTGAGCACCGGGAAGATTTCGTAGATTTCTTTGGGGACCTTCCGCGTGCCGTGCGCCTCCAGCCCGGTGCGGATGTTCTCCTCCACGCTGAGCGTCGAGAAGATCTGCCGCCCCTGCGGCACGTAGGCGAGGCCGTGTTTCACGCGTCGGTGCGGCGGCAGGTTCGCGACCTCGGTCCCGTCGATCGCGACGCTCCCGCCGCCGCCGGGCAGCAGCCCGATGAGCCCTTTAATGAGCGTGGTCTTGCCCATCCCGTTCCGCCCCATCAGGGCGACGGTCTGCTTGGGCTGCACGGCGAAGCCGAGGCCGTGGACGACCTCGCTCTGGCCGTAGGCGACGGTGAGGTTCTGGACGTTGAGCATGGTGGCTTCAGGGTGGATCTTCGAACGGGCCGGGCCGCTGGGCAGAAGAAGGCGAGCCGCAGACGGACGGAGATGAACGCGGACGGACGCGGACGCACGCTTCTCTTGGGTCCCGTCGGGCTCAGTGCCCCAGGTAGACCTCGATGACCTTCGGGTCGGTCTCGACCTTCTCCATCGAGCCCTCGGCGAGGACTTTGCCCTGGTGCATGACGGTGACCTTGTCCGCGATCTCCCGGACGAAGTTCATGTCGTGCTCGATCACGATCACCGAGCGGCCCTTGGCGATGCGGCGGAGCAGGTGGGCGGTCAGCTCGCGCTCCCGCACGCTCATGCCGGCCACGGGCTCGTCGAGCAGGACGAGCTTGGGGTCGGCGATGAGCAGCATGCCGATCTCCAGCCACTGCTTCTGGCCGTGGCTGAGCAACCCCGCCTCTTCGTCGAGGTGCGCGTCGAGGTGGATCTCCCGGGCGACCTCGTGGACCTTCTGCTCCACCGCCGCGTCGCGCTTGAAGAACAGCGAGCCCCAGACCCCGCGGCCACGGGGGAAGCTCACCTCCAGGTTCTCGAACACCGTGAGCGCCCCGTAGATCGAGGGCGTCTGGAACTTGCGGCCCACGCCGCCGCGGACGATCCGCTGCTCGGGCAGCTTCGAGAGCTCCTGGTTGTAGAAGCGGACGCTGCCGCCGGTGGGCCGCGTCTTCCCGCAGATGAGGTCCAGCAGCGTGGTCTTCCCGGCTCCGTTGGGCCCGATCACCACGCGTAGCTCCCCCTCGTCGACGTAGAGCGAGACCTTGTCGACGGCCTTGAAGCCGTCGAAGGAGACGGTGAGGTTCTCGATGGCGAGGGCGAAGGTGGTGTCCAGCGGCATGGCGGAGGGTGGGGAAGAGACGGAGGAGAAGGCAGCCGTC from Phycisphaera mikurensis NBRC 102666 carries:
- a CDS encoding MOSC domain-containing protein; protein product: MTALQPDDEPRILQQSVGVPSVHDPAGKPWTSGFTKRRVSGPVSLRTDGLDGDGQADLEVHGGPDRAALLYAADHYRAWAEDDGIRFPPAAFGENWTVGGLDERTVCLGDVFAVGSALVEVSQPREPCWKLCRRWNRPELARRAAETGRLGWYVRVLSPGVVASGDALGLRERPLPAWTIARLTALLHDRAARAEAAPFLTACPQLSRLWRETKFSA
- the urtE gene encoding urea ABC transporter ATP-binding subunit UrtE is translated as MLNVQNLTVAYGQSEVVHGLGFAVQPKQTVALMGRNGMGKTTLIKGLIGLLPGGGGSVAIDGTEVANLPPHRRVKHGLAYVPQGRQIFSTLSVEENIRTGLEAHGTRKVPKEIYEIFPVLKEMRKRKGGNLSGGQQQQLAIARALVTRPKVLLLDEPTEGIQPSIIKDMARMLNDVKERLGLSIVVSEQVLSFALDVADRIFMMESGRLVREDARADVDEASLARHLSV
- the urtD gene encoding urea ABC transporter ATP-binding protein UrtD yields the protein MPLDTTFALAIENLTVSFDGFKAVDKVSLYVDEGELRVVIGPNGAGKTTLLDLICGKTRPTGGSVRFYNQELSKLPEQRIVRGGVGRKFQTPSIYGALTVFENLEVSFPRGRGVWGSLFFKRDAAVEQKVHEVAREIHLDAHLDEEAGLLSHGQKQWLEIGMLLIADPKLVLLDEPVAGMSVRERELTAHLLRRIAKGRSVIVIEHDMNFVREIADKVTVMHQGKVLAEGSMEKVETDPKVIEVYLGH